The proteins below are encoded in one region of Populus alba chromosome 2, ASM523922v2, whole genome shotgun sequence:
- the LOC118042660 gene encoding pirin-like protein: MRASIYRNFLFRLHPTTTAKASKITNHTRNIMSESDQSTGFSTPRLVTKKVLAKLQHEGEGAVVRRSIGRSELKFLDPFLMLDDFSVSPPAGFPDHPHRGFETVTYMLQGGITHQDFAGHKGTIHTGDVQWMTAGRGIIHSEMPAGEGEQKGLQLWINLSSQDKMIEPGYQELLSDDIKTAEKDGVEVRIIAGKSMGVQSPVYTRTPTMYLDFTLKPRAQMNQSIPESWNGFVYIIEGEGVFGKPTSSPVTAYHVLVLGPGDGLSVWNRSSKPLRFVLIAGQPINEPVVQYGPFVMNTQAEIDQTIEDYHYSKNGFEMAKYWRSQ; encoded by the exons ATGAGAGCTTCTATATATCGAAACTTTCTTTTCAGATTACATCCAACAACTACTGCCAAGGCTAGTAAGATTACCAACCATACCAGGAATATCATGTCTGAATCAGATCAATCCACTGGTTTCAGCACACCCAGATTGGTGACCAAGAAGGTCCTGGCCAAGCTCCAACATGAAGGTGAGGGAGCTGTCGTTAGGAGAAGCATTGGAAG GAGCGAGCTGAAGTTCTTGGATCCTTTTCTCATGTTGGATGATTTTTCAG TGTCTCCCCCTGCTGGATTTCCTGATCATCCTCACAGAG GTTTTGAGACTGTTACATACATGCTGCag GGAGGCATCACTCATCAGGATTTTGCAGGACACAAGGGTACAATCCATACCGGAGACGTGCAG TGGATGACGGCAGGGAGAGGTATCATCCACTCAGAAATGCCTGCCGGAGAAGGTGAGCAGAAGGGTCTGCAGCTGTGGATAAATCTATCTTCCCAGGACAAAAT GATTGAACCAGGGTATCAAGAACTTTTAAGCGATGACATAAAAACAGCAGAGAAAGATGGGGTTGAAGTGAGAATTATAGCAGGGAAATCAATGGGAGTGCAGTCTCCAGTTTATACCAGGACACCAACAATGTATCTGGATTTCACTCTGAAACCTAGAGCTCAAATGAATCAAAGTATTCCAGAATCATGGAATGGGTTTGTGTATATTATTGAAGGTGAAGGGGTCTTTGGCAAGCCAACTTCTTCGCCTGTAACTGCTTATCATGTCCTGGTTTTAGGTCCTGGAGATGGTTTAAGTGTGTGGAACAGGTCCTCTAAGCCACTGCGATTTGTGTTGATTGCCGGACAGCCGATTAACGAGCCTGTGGTTCAGTATGGGCCTTTTGTGATGAACACACAGGCAGAAATTGATCAGACCATTGAGGACTACCACTACAGCAAAAATGGGTTTGAAATGGCCAAGTATTGGAGATCCCAATGA
- the LOC118042661 gene encoding ras-related protein RABA5d: MSSDEEGGEEYLFKIVIIGDSAVGKSNLLSRYARNEFNLHSKATIGVEFQTQSMEIDGKEVKAQIWDTAGQERFRAVTSAYYRGAVGALIVYDISRRTTFDSVGRWLDELKTHSDTTVAMMLVGNKCDLENIRDVSVEEGKSLAEAEGLFFMETSALDSTNVKKAFEIVIREIYNNVSRKVLNSDTYKAELSLNRVTLVNNGSDSKQAQGYFSCCSR, encoded by the exons ATGTCATCGGACGAGGAAGGGGGAGAGGAGTACCTGTTCAAGATCGTGATCATAGGGGATTCAGCAGTAGGAAAATCAAATCTGCTTTCTCGATATGCAAGAAATGAGTTCAATTTACATTCAAAGGCCACGATAGGAGTGGAGTTTCAGACCCAGAGCATGGAAATTGATGGCAAAGAAGTTAAGGCTCAGATTTGGGACACTGCTGGCCAAGAGAGGTTCAGGGCTGTCACTTCTGCTTACTATAGAGGTGCTGTCGGTGCTCTCATTGTTTATGACATTAGTCGCCGTACTACTTTTGATAGTGTCGGTCGATGGCTTGATGAGCTTAAAA CCCATTCTGATACAACTGTAGCAATGATGCTGGTTGGGAACAAGTGTGATTTGGAGAATATCAGGGATGTTAGTGTGGAGGAGGGCAAAAGCCTTGCCGAAGCTGAAGGGTTGTTCTTCATGGAGACATCTGCCCTTGACTCAACAAATGTTAAAAAGGCTTTTGAGATTGTTATTCGAGAGATATATAACAACGTGAGCAGGAAGGTCTTGAATTCTGATACATACAAAGCTGAATTATCTCTGAATAGGGTAACCCTTGTTAACAATGGGAGTGACTCCAAGCAAGCTCAAGGCTACTTTTCCTGCTGCTCCAGGTGA